One window of Opisthocomus hoazin isolate bOpiHoa1 chromosome 13, bOpiHoa1.hap1, whole genome shotgun sequence genomic DNA carries:
- the DGCR2 gene encoding integral membrane protein DGCR2/IDD isoform X3, with protein sequence MELCQKLHNDLELRCIPGQFACRSGTIQCIPSNWQCDGWPTCEDESDEVDCPGLTGDQRTYHGKENVDSRHSRGRGGETTRFHTVNVAQPVRFSSFLGKCPTGWHHYEGTASCYRVYLNGENYWDAVQTCQRVNGSLATFTADQELRFILAQEWDLEEKTFVRKDQRRFWVGYQYVITNRNHSLEGHWEVAYKGSSEVFLPPDPIFGTAMSENENVLCAQLQCFHFPTLRHHGLHSWYAENCYEKSSFLCKRSQTCVDIKDNIVDEGYYFTPKGNDPCLSCTCHNGEPEMCVAALCERPQGCQQYRKDPKECCKFTCLDPDGNSLFDSMAGGMRLIVSCISSFLILSLLLFMVHRLRQRRRERIESLIGANLHHFNLGRRMPGFDYGPDGFGTGLTPLHLSDDGEGGAFHFHDPPPPYTAYKYPDIQHPDDPPPPYEASVNPDSILCSTPDGVLSQTVQSSPPSLGNCDVSPQLTEGSLPPSVGPSPVELEDSADSSTFLVPPDTPLNENTPAETLTGSRHSHCSLNTIV encoded by the exons GCTTGACGGGGGACCAGCGAACCTACCATGGGAAGGAGAACGTGGACTCCAGGCACAGtcgagggagaggaggagagacaaCCCGCTTTCACACTGTCAATGTGGCACAGCCTGTCCGATTTAGCAGT TTCCTAGGAAAGTGCCCAACAGGATGGCACCACTATGAGGGCACAGCCAGCTGTTACAGAGTGTATTTAAATGGGGAGAACTACTGGGACGCTGTGCAGACATGTCAGCGGGTGAATGGATCCCTCGCCACCTTCACTGCAGACCAGGAGCTAAGGTTTATCCTGGCACAGGAGTGGGACTTGGAAGAGAAAACATTTGTAAGGAAGGACCAGCGTAG GTTTTGGGTTGGATATCAGTATGTGATCACCAATCGAAATCACTCGCTAGAAGGTCACTGGGAAGTAGCTTATAAAG GCTCTTCAGAAGTATTTTTACCCCCTGACCCTATCTTTGGTACGGCTatgtctgaaaatgaaaacgttcTTTGTGCCCAGCTTCAGTGTTTCCATTTTCCTACCCTTCGACACCATGGTTTACACAGCTGGTATGCTGAAAACTGCTATGAGAAATCTTCATTCCTCTGCAAAAGGA GCCAGACTTGCGTTGATATCAAAGACAACATTGTCGATGAAGGCTACTATTTCACTCCAAAAGGGAATGATCCCTGCTTGAGCTGCACGTGTCACAACGGTGAACCGGAAATGTGCGTGGCTGCTTTGTGTGAACGGCCCCAGGGGTGTCAGCAGTATCGCAAAGACCCGAAGGAGTGCTGCAAATTTACATGTTTAGACCCAG ATGGCAACAGTTTGTTTGACTCAATGGCTGGTGGAATGCGTCTGATCGTTAGCTGCATTTCCTCCTTCCTCAtcctctctctgctgcttttcatGGTCCATCGGCTACGCCAGAGGCGCAGAGAGCGCATAGAGTCTTTGATTGGAGCAAATT TGCACCATTTTAACTTGGGCCGCAGGATGCCTGGATTTGATTATGGTCCCGATGGTTTTGGAACTGGCCTTACTCCACTGCATCTTTCAGATGATGGGGAAGGTGGGGCATTTCATTTCCATGATCCACCTCCACCCTATACTGCTTATAAGTATCCAGATATTCAACATCCAGATGACCCACCTCCTCCTTATGAGGCTTCTGTCAATCCAGACAGCATCCTTTGTTCCACTCCAG ATGGAGTCCTTTCTCAGACTGTGCAAAGCAGTCCTCCATCACTAGGAAACTGTGATGTATCCCCACAGCTTACAGAGGGATCGCTTCCTCCCTCAGTTGGTCCTTCTCCAGTGGAGCTGGAAGACTCTGCTGACAGCAGCACCTTTCTTGTCCCTCCTGACACACCGCTAAATGAAAACACACCGGCAGAAACTCTTACAGGCAGCCGTCACAGCCACTGTTCTCTTAATACCATTGTATAA